The DNA window CCATTCGCGGAATTGCAGAGGTTCATGCTGCTATGCTCGATGCCATGGCCGAGAGTGGGGACTTCGTCCTTGTCCTGCCCGATGCCGCGATGCCGGACGTCAGCTTCGTCCAGCTCGTGGAGGCGGCGCGCCTCAAGGCGGAAATGGCGGGCGGGTCTCTCTCGCTGTCGAAGGCCGCCGACGGCCCGCTTCATGCCGTGCTCGAGCGCGGCGGCTTTCTCACCGACATGCGTCCTCAGGACGCGAAGTTTTGGCTGCACCAGGAGTAAGAGCAGTGGGCGCGAGCATTCTCACAGTCGACGATTCCAGTTCGGTCCGCATGACCACGCGAATGGCGCTTTCGAGCGCGGGCTACACGGTCACCGAGGCCGTTGATGGCAAGGATGGCCTTGCCAAGGCCACCAGCGGACGGTTCGACATGATCGTGACCGATCTCAACATGCCGAACATGAACGGCATCGAGATGATCGAGGCGCTCCGGCGCACACCGGGGCAGGTCGGCGTGCCGATCCTGTTCCTGACGACCGAATCCGATGCCGGCATGAAGGGGCGGGCCAAGGCGGCCGGCGCGACCGGCTGGCTGACCAAGCCCTTCGAACCCGACCAGCTCGTCAAGCTCGTCAGGAAGGTCTTGGGACGATGAATTCTCTCGACCCGATCGACGTCTTCCGCACCGAGGCCGCCGAGCTTCTGGAGCAGATCGAGCAGGGGCTTCTGGATCTGGAGCATCGTCTCGACGATGCCTCGCTGATCGACGCGGTTTTCCGCGGGCTCCACACCCTCAAGGGATCGGGGTCGATGTTCGGCTTCGACGCCCTTGCCTCCTTCACCCATCATTGCGAAACGGCCTTCGACCGCGTTCGCAAGGGCATTTCGCCGGCGACGCCTGAACTCGTGACCGCGGTTCTCGCCGCCCGCGACCACATGCGCACGCTGGTCGAAAATCCCGACGGCAGCGACGAAGCCGTCGGCCGCCAATTGCTGGAGCAGCTGCAACGCGCTGTCGAAAGCGGCGGCGATGCCGGCGCGGCAACCGAAACGGTGCCCGAGGAATCCGTAACGGAACGTGCCGAGGTCGAGGCCGGCGAGGCGGACGAGCCCGTCGCATGGCTCATCCGGCTGACACTGCCCGACAATGCAATGGCGAACGGCACCAATCCGCTCGCGCTCCTTGACGAACTGCGGGATCTCGGTCCCTGCGAGATCAAGGCCGACGCAAGCCGCGTGCCGCCGCTCGACCGGCTGGTCCCGACGGAGTTGCATCTGTCGTGGACCGTTCGTCTTCGCACCACGAAGCCGCGTGCCGACATCGAGGATGTCTTCATCTTCGTCATGGACGACATGGCGCTGACCATCGAACGCGAGGACGAGGCCGGAAAGTCCGAAGAGGCCGGCGTCGCCGAGGCACCCGCTTCGAACGAAACGGTCAGCCAGTCGGCGGCATCGGCCGATGCGGCGGACGAGGAGCCGGCGGCCCGCGCCCCGGCCAAGGCCGCAGCGCCCGCGCAGCCAGCCGAGGCGTCCGCAGCCGAGTCCCGTGGCACCGTCCGCGAACTGCCCCAGAAGCGTGTCAGCGAAAGCGTGCGCGTGCCGGCGGAACGGCTCGACGAACTGATGGACCGGGTCGGAGAACTGGTGATCGCCCAGTCGCGTCTGTCCCAGATCGCCAGCAGCAGCATCGACGTTCATCTGCGCTCGGTCAGCGAGGAGGTTGAACGGCTCGCCAGCGAGTTGCGCGACACCATGATGGTGCTGCGCATGGTGCCGGTGGCAACGCTCTTCGGCCGGTTCCGCCGGCTGATCCACGACCTCAGCCGCGAGACCGGCAAGCAGATCGAACTGATCACCGAGGGCGAGACCACCGAGGTTGACAAGACCGTCATCGAGCGGCTGGCCGATCCCCTGATCCATCTGGTGCGAAACTCCATCGACCATGGGCTGGAGCAGCCGGCCGACCGTCTTGCGGTCGGCAAGACGGAGTCGGGACGGATTACCCTTTCCGCCCGCCAGGCCGGCGGTGAGGTCATCATCTCGATCACCGACGACGGCCGCGGCATCGATCGCGAACGGGTGCGTGCAAAGGCCGAATCTTCCGGCCTCGTCGCCCCCGGGCAGGCGCTGTCCGATCAGGAGCTTCTGCAACTCATTTTCGCGCCCGGCTTTTCCACCGCGGCCACGATCACGAGCCTTTCCGGCCGCGGCGTCGGCATGGATGTGGTCAAGAAGACGGTCGAGGCGCTGCGCGGTGCCATCGACGTCAAGAGCACGCCCGGCGAGGGATCGAACATTTCCCTCCGCATTCCGCTGACGCTGGCGATCATCGACGGACTGCTGGTCCGTGTCGGGACGGGCCGCTACGTCATTCCGCTCTCGGCGGTGGAGGAATGTCTCGAGCTCTCGTCGGAGGACGATGTCCGCTCGCAGGGGCGCAGCTTCATCTCGCTGCGCAACACCCTCGTTCCCTTCATCCGGCTGCGCGAACTCTTCCGCACCGGCACCGAACCGGACACGTTCCAGAAGATCGTCGTGGTCTCCACCGGCTCCGAACGGGTCGGGCTCGTCGTCGATCAGATCATCGGCGACCACCAGACGGTCATCAAGTCGATGTCCAAGCTTCACAACGACGTGGCCACCTTCTCCGGGGCCACCATCCTGGGCGACGGCAGCGTTGCCCTCATTCTGGACGTCGGCCACCTCGTGGCCGCGGGGCAGCAGCAGGAGGCGCAATTGCGCAAGGCAGGATGAGCGCGCTCGCAATCGGAACGACCGGCGATCATTGGGATTATGCCGATGAGATCGAGGCTCTCACATTCGATCTCGGAGGCGAAACCTTTGCCCTTGAGGCCGTCAACGTCCAGGAAATCCTCGATCTTCTGCCCGAAACCCCGGTGCCGGGCGCAAAACCCTTCGTCGCGAGCGTCATCAACTTTCGCGGCAAGGTGATTCCGCTGGCCGATCTCCGCCTGGCGTTCGGGATGGAGGCGGTGGCGTCGACGATCGACAGCCGCATCGTGGTCATCGAGCTTCACCTCGACGGCGAACCGACGCTGATCGGCCTTCGCACCGACAAGGTCAACGAGACCACGACCCTGACCCGGGAGGCGAGCGAGCCTCCGCCGAGCCTGGGAATGCGCTGGCCACCCGACTACATCGACTGCGTCGTCAAGCGCGGCGCCGATTTCATCATCATCCCCAATCTGAAGGCGCTCTTCGCGACCGCCGGGTCTCGCTTCTCTGCCGCAGAGATGAACTGAGATATCTCCAGGAAGGAGAAAATCTGTCATGCGTGCCACCATCAAGCTGAAACTCGCCACGACATTCGGCTTTCTGATTCTGATGCTGATGGGACTTGCCGGATATGGCATCCTCAATCTCGGCAGCCTCAATACGACCCTCAGCGAAGTGCTCAATGGCCCTGCCTATCGCATGGAACTCGCGCAGGGCATGAACATTGCCGATCTCCAGCAGATCCGGCAGCAGAAGAACTTGCTGGCGGCCACCAGCATGAGCGATATGCGCAGCTACATCGAGCAGTCGGACGCGGCGCGCAAGGACTTCAACGATCAGTTCCAGGCCGTGATGGCGGTCGCGACCGAGCAGGGCAAGGTCTTCTGGGGCAAGCTCGACGCGGCCTATTCGGAGTTCGTCAAGGAAGACGATCGCATCCGCGAACTGATGCTTGCCGGCGACACCATGGGCGCCAAAACCGTCTCGTCCGGACGGGCCCGCGAACTGGCGACGCAGATCGACGGGCTGCTGGCTGAAGTGATCGAGCTTGAAAAAGACCGTCTGAAGGAAGCCAATGCTGCCGCCGAGGCCCAGTATCAGGAAGCCCGGACCGTCAGCCTGGCGATCACGGCCGTAGCCCTTGTGATTGCCATTATTGCCGCCTTCTGGATCGCGATGACGATCAGCAAGGGTCTGAAGTCCGCGGTCGGCGCCGTGCAGAAGGTCTCCGACGGCGATCTCACCTCGATGGCCGAGGTCCGCTCCCGCGACGAGATCGGCGAACTGCTTGGCCACGTCAACACGATGATCGAGCGCCTGCGCGGCATCGTCGGCGACGCCATCGCCGCCTCCGACAACGTGTCGGCCGGCAGCCAGCAACTTTCGGCGGCCTCCGAGCAGATCGCCCAGGGCGCCACCGAACAGGCCTCGTCCGCCGAGGAAGCCTCTGCCTCGATGGAGGAAATGGCCTCCAACATCAAGCAGAACGCCGACAACGCGGCCCAGACCGAGAAGATCGCCCGCCAGTCGGCCAAGGACGCCGAGGCAAGCGGCGAGGCGGTCGCCCAAGCGGTCGAGGCGATGCGCACCATCGCCGAGAAGATCGGCATCGTGCAGGAAATCGCCCGCCAGACCGACCTTCTCGCCCTCAACGCGGCCGTCGAGGCGGCCCGCGCCGGCGAGCATGGCAAGGGCTTCGCGGTGGTCGCCTCGGAAGTGCGCAAGCTCGCCGAGCGCTCCCAGGCGGCGGCGACCGAGATCAGCGCGATGTCGGGCGGCACGGTGAAGTCGGCCCAGGAAGCCGGCGAGATGCTGAACCGCCTGGTGCCGGATATCCGCAAGACGGCCGAACTGGTCTCCGAAATCTCGGCGGCCTGCCGCGAGCAGGATATCGGCGCCTCCCAGATCAACGAGGCGATCCAGCAGCTCGACAAGGTGACGCAGCAGAACGCTGGCGCCTCGGAAGAGATGTCGGCGACCTCCGAGGAACTCGCCGCCCAGGCCGAGGAACTCCAGGCCTCGATCGCCTTCTTCAAGGTGGATACTGCAGGCTCCGGCAAGCGCGCCGTTCGCCAGCCCGTCCAGTCCAAATCGGTCGTTGCACCGAAGGCAAAGCCGGCCGCCAAGCCGGCGGCCAGGAAGGCGCAGACGGTCGACCACAGCGTGGCGTCCCAGCAGGCACGCGCCAAGGGCTTCGCCCTGGACATGTCCATGGGCGGCCCCGACGCCGACGACGCCGACTTCAGACAGAGTGCCTGATGTCATGATCAGAGCCGGGCGGGGTCCATCGGACAGCCGCCCGGCTTCCAGATTATGCGGCCGCTGATTGCCTGGCCTCGAATGCGATAGCGCGTGAGAGACCGGTCAACAGGAAGTCGCCGTCCCGCGATCCGAATTCCAATCCCAACGCATTAGATGGCCGCCATCGGTTGGTTCCGACGTCCATCAGGGGCTTTTGAGCATGTTGAACAACCTCTCGATTCCGAAGAAGCTCATTCTCGTGATGGGCCTCATCATCCTTACCGCGCTGGCCATCAATAGCCTCGTGCTGATGAAGTCCAACGAGGTCAAGCAGACGACATTCTGGAACGATCACACGATGAAGGTGATCGGCGCCGCCAATGAGATCGTTTCCAGCATGGTCAATCAGGAAACGGGCTATCGCGGCTTTCTTCTTTCCGGTGATGACAAATTTCTCGAGCCCTACCGGGCTGGCTGGGAAGGCTTCCAGAAGTCCTGGAACGAGATCAAGACCCTGACGTCCGACAATCCGCTGCAGCAGCAGCGCCTCGACGAGGTTCGCCAGCTGGCCGAAAAGTGGCACAACACGATCGCCGAGCGTGCGATTGCCATGATGGCGCGGCCGGAAATGCAGCAGACGGCGCGCCAGATCGAGATCTCCGGCGCCGGCAAGGAGTCGATGGACGGATTGCGCAAGCAGGTCGCGGACATCATCGAAACCGAAGCGGGCCTTCTGAAGACGCGTCAGGACGCGCAGGCGAGTGCGCTTGAGACGGTGACGGAAGCGATCATCGCCGGACTGGCCATCAGCATCGTCATCTCGATTGGCGCCACCTTCCTGATGACGCGGACGATCGCCAGGCCGATCGGCGAAGTGAACGGCGCACTGGCCAAGCTGGCCTTGCCGCTTGAGACCGGCCGCAAGGACGAGATCGGTCAGATGCAGGGTGCCGCACAGGCTGTGGAAGCGGCATTCCGTGACATTTCGGACGTGCTGAAATCGGTGTCGGTCGGCGACCTCAGCAAGAAGCTCGATCGCGACTATGGCGCCTTGAGCAGCGAGGTCGGCCGCAATCTCACCGAGATGGTCGATAACCTTGGCAAGACGGCCCAGATTGCCGACCAGATCGCCAATGGCGACCTGACCGTGACACCGAAGCCGCTGTCCGACAAGGACACGCTGGGCCTCGCGCTTCTGGCCATGGTCGAGCGTCTGCGCGCCGTGGTCTCCGATGCGCTCGCCGCCGCGGACAACGTCTCGGCCGGCAGCCAGCAGGTGTCCGCCGGTTCCGAACAGCTTTCGCAGGGCGCCACCGAGCAGGCCTCGTCCGCCGAGGAAGCCTCGGCCTCAATGGAGGAGATGGCCTCCAACATCAAGCAGAACGCCGATAACGCGGCCCAGACCGAGAAGATCGCTCGCCAGTCGTCCAAGGATGCGGAAATCTCCGGCCAGGCCGTCGACAAGGCCGTCGGCGCGATGCGCACGATTGCCGAGAAGATTTCCATCGTCCAGGAAATCGCCCGCCAGACCGACCTTCTTGCCCTCAACGCGGCCGTCGAGGCGGCCCGCGCCGGCGAGCACGGCAAGGGCTTCGCGGTGGTGGCCTCGGAAGTGCGCAAGCTCGCCGAGCGGTCCCAGGCGGCTGCGGCCGAAATCTCGGGCCTCTCCGGCGAAACGGTCAAGGTTGCCACCGAAGCCGGCGAGATGCTGAACCGCCTGGTGCCGGATATCCGCAAGACCGCCGAACTGGTCTCCGAAATCTCGGCGGCCTGCCGTGAACAGGATATCGGCGCCTCCCAGATCAACGAGGCCATCCAGCAGCTCGACAAGGTGACGCAGCAGAACGCCGGCGCCTCGGAAGAGATGTCGGCGACCTCCGAGGAACTCGCCGCCCAGGCCGAGGAACTCCAGGCCTCGATCGCCTTCTTCAAGATCGAGACCTCGGCGGCGGCATCGCAGCGGGCAAGGACGGCCAACAGCAAGCCGGTGCAGGCGTTCGCAACGAGCGGCAAGAGCGTCCGGCCGGCCGCCGGCCGTGCTCCCATGCCGGCCTCGAAGCGCAAGTCGTCCGTTGCCGATCAGCAGGAGCGTGCCCGCGGTTTCGCCCTCGACCTCGCCATGGGCGGCCCCGACGAGGACGACTCCGACTTCAAAGCGAGCGCCTGACCATGACGTCTTCATCTGAAGCCCAGTTCGTGACCTTCAGCCTCGGCAAGGAAGTCTTTGCCGTCCCCGTTACGGTTGTCCGGGAGATCCTCGATCATGAGGAGAGCTTCCGCATTCCCAACGGCCCCGCCTATCTGATGGGGCTGAGGGACGTGCGGGGGCAGGGGGTGCCGGTCATCGACCTTCGCCTCCGGCTCGGCATGACGGCGACCGTGCCGACCCCGCATACCCGCGTGCTGGTGATGGATATTCCGCTCGCCGAGCGCACGCTGAAGCTCGGCCTCGTCGCCGACAGGGTGTTCGAGGTTGCCGCCTTCCGGGGCGACCAGATCGAGGCCGCGCCCGACATCGGCGCCGGCTGGCAATCGAGCTACATCGAAGGCGTGGTGCGTCGCGATGACGGCTTCGTGGTGATCATCGACCTCGCCAGCCTTCTGTCGGAAGGCGAGATCGCCACGCTCGCCAGCGCCGGGGCAAGGACCGCAACGGCTGCCTGACCGACGTGCCCGCGATCTGTGGCCCTCACCGGTTCGAGGACGCTTCCGATTGTTGCGGGTCACCCTTCCCGTCATCCTCCGAACCCGGGGGCCAGGCAGCGCGCCTGACCCCGGGTGACGACATCCTCTGGAGCTTCCGACACCGTGTCAGCATCCGCGGCTGCCCATGTGCCCTCCGAATTCGATCATCTCGGAGCCAGGGAATTCGAGCGCCTCGCCAGCTTCATCAACAGCTACAGCGGCATCAAGATGCCGTCGAACAAGCGGACCATGCTTGAAGGGCGGCTGCGGCGCCGGCTCCGGGCAACCGGACTGCCGACCTTTTCCGACTATTGCCGGTATCTCTTCGACGAGGATGGTCTCGAGCGTGAGGCCATCTTCCTCATCGACGTCGTGACCACCAACAAGACCGACTTCTTCCGCGAGGCGGGCCATTTCAATGTCCTGCGCGACACCATCGTCCCCGATCTTGCCGACAGGGGCGTCACCGATCTGAGAATCTGGAGCGCAGCCTGCTCCACCGGCGCCGAGCCCTACACGATGGCAATGGTTCTGGAAGAGGAGGTGAGCGAGCGTCGTCTGGGCAGCTATTCGGTGCTTGCCACGGACCTCAGCACGGACGTCCTCGCAACCGCGCTCAAGGGCATCTATCCAACGGGAATGGTCCGTCCGGTGCCGGCGGCAATGAAGCGCAAATATGTGCTTCAGCCGAAGGAGACCCACATGGACTGCGTCCGCATCCATCCGCGGCTGCGCTCGCGCGTCGGCTTCGCCCGTATGAACCTCATGGACGAATCCTATCCGGTCACGGAGCCGATGCATGTGATTTTCTGCCGCAACGTGCTGATCTATTTCGACAAGCCGACGCAGTCCAAGGTCCTTACGCGGCTTTGCGATTGTCTGGTGCCTGGCGGCTATCTGGCCATCGGCCACTCGGAGACGATCTCCGGCTTCAATCTGCCGCTTCGGACGATTTCCAACACGGTCTTCCAGAAACTGTGATCCGGCACCACCGCGAGTCCTCTCCATGCCCAAACCCGTCCGCGTCCTGATCATCGACGATTCCGCCAGCGTCCGGCAGACGTTGAGTTCCGTTCTGGAGGCCGATCCAGACATCCATGTCATCGGCGTTGCCTCCGATCCCTATGTCGCGGCCCGGCGTATCCAGGAAGAGATTCCCGACGTCATCACGCTCGACGTCGAGATGCCGCGCATGGACGGGATCACCTTCCTGCGCAAGCTGATGGCGCAGCGGCCGATTCCGGTGGTGATGTGTTCCTCGCTGACCGTCGAGGGGTCCGAGACGCTGCTTCAGGCGCTGGAGGCCGGTGCGGTCGATGTCATTGTCAAGCCGAAGATCGCCGCTGCCGACCATCTTGCCGAGAGCGGCTTGCGGATCTGCGACGTCGTCAAGGCCGCCGCCCAGGCACGCGTGCGCGGTGGGCGGCCGCAGCATGGCACGGCCACCCCGCTCGCCGGGGACAAGAAGCTCACCGCCGACGCGGTGCTGCCGGCCCCCTCGGGGCGGGCGATGGCCAAGACGACGGAAATCGTCATCTGTGTCGGCGCCTCGACCGGGGGCACGGAAGCCCTGAAGGACTTCCTGGTCTCGCTTCCCGCCAACGCGCCCGGCATCGTCATCGTTCAGCACATGCCGGAGAAATTCACCGCCGCCTTCGCCCGCCGCCTCGACGGCCTGTGCGAGGTCTCGGTCAAGGAGGCCGAAAACGGCGATCCGGTTCTGCGCGGCCATGTCCTGATTGCCCCCGGCGACCAGCACATGCTTCTGGAGCGCCAGGGCGCGCGCTACCACGTCTCGGTCAAGACCGGACCGCTCGTTTCCCGACACCGGCCGTCGGTCGATGTCCTCTTTCGCTCGGCGGCCCGTTCGGCCGGCGGCAATGCCATTGGCGTGATCATGACCGGAATGGGCGACGACGGGGCGCGCGGCATGCTGGAGATGAAGCAGGCGGGCGCCCTGACCATCGCGCAGGATGAGGCAAGTTGCGTCGTGTTCGGCATGCCGAAGGAGGCCATTGCCCACGGCGGTATCGACCGGGTTGTTCCGCTCGACCAGATCGCGCGCGAAGTTCTCTGGGCTGCGAGAAATGCCTGAACGTCGACGGAGCGGTCCGGCTGCCCGTCAGCCGGCGACGCCCCGGATGACGACATAGACGCCCACGACGATGACGATCGCGGCGAAGACGGTGCCGAGCGTCTTCTTGCCGTTCGACAGCGTCTTGCCGAGGGCGACCCCGCCGAAGCCGCCGAAAAGACCGCCGCCGACGAAGAGCGCAACGAGGGGCCAGTCGACGAGCCCGGAGGCGGCATAGTTGGTCGCCGTCGTCGCACCGAAGGCCGTGACGGCGACGAGGGACGTGCCGATCGCATAGGGCAGGGACATGCGCGTGGCGAGGATGAGGCCGGGAACGATCAGGAACCCGCCGCCGATGCCGAAGAAACCGGAAAAGGCGCCGACCGTCAGCCCTATCAGGACCAGCATCGGCAGCAGCTTCGGTGCTGTTTCCGTTGTCAGGCGCACGTTGGCATCGCCCTCCTCGCCGCGCTTCTTCAGCATCAGGAGGCCGATGGCGATCATCAGGGCGCCAAAAAGGGCGAGCAGCCGACCGCCGTCGACGGCCTTTCCGAGCGTCGAGCCGAGATAGGCGCCGACGATGCCCGTGGCCGTGAAGACGGCGGCGCAGCGCCATTTCACATGACCCTCGCGCCAATGGGTGAGGAGATTGGAGAAGGCGCTGACGGCGACGGCGACCGCGCTGGTACCGATCGCGACATG is part of the Hartmannibacter diazotrophicus genome and encodes:
- a CDS encoding response regulator, whose product is MGASILTVDDSSSVRMTTRMALSSAGYTVTEAVDGKDGLAKATSGRFDMIVTDLNMPNMNGIEMIEALRRTPGQVGVPILFLTTESDAGMKGRAKAAGATGWLTKPFEPDQLVKLVRKVLGR
- a CDS encoding chemotaxis protein CheA; translation: MNSLDPIDVFRTEAAELLEQIEQGLLDLEHRLDDASLIDAVFRGLHTLKGSGSMFGFDALASFTHHCETAFDRVRKGISPATPELVTAVLAARDHMRTLVENPDGSDEAVGRQLLEQLQRAVESGGDAGAATETVPEESVTERAEVEAGEADEPVAWLIRLTLPDNAMANGTNPLALLDELRDLGPCEIKADASRVPPLDRLVPTELHLSWTVRLRTTKPRADIEDVFIFVMDDMALTIEREDEAGKSEEAGVAEAPASNETVSQSAASADAADEEPAARAPAKAAAPAQPAEASAAESRGTVRELPQKRVSESVRVPAERLDELMDRVGELVIAQSRLSQIASSSIDVHLRSVSEEVERLASELRDTMMVLRMVPVATLFGRFRRLIHDLSRETGKQIELITEGETTEVDKTVIERLADPLIHLVRNSIDHGLEQPADRLAVGKTESGRITLSARQAGGEVIISITDDGRGIDRERVRAKAESSGLVAPGQALSDQELLQLIFAPGFSTAATITSLSGRGVGMDVVKKTVEALRGAIDVKSTPGEGSNISLRIPLTLAIIDGLLVRVGTGRYVIPLSAVEECLELSSEDDVRSQGRSFISLRNTLVPFIRLRELFRTGTEPDTFQKIVVVSTGSERVGLVVDQIIGDHQTVIKSMSKLHNDVATFSGATILGDGSVALILDVGHLVAAGQQQEAQLRKAG
- a CDS encoding chemotaxis protein CheW encodes the protein MSALAIGTTGDHWDYADEIEALTFDLGGETFALEAVNVQEILDLLPETPVPGAKPFVASVINFRGKVIPLADLRLAFGMEAVASTIDSRIVVIELHLDGEPTLIGLRTDKVNETTTLTREASEPPPSLGMRWPPDYIDCVVKRGADFIIIPNLKALFATAGSRFSAAEMN
- a CDS encoding methyl-accepting chemotaxis protein — encoded protein: MRATIKLKLATTFGFLILMLMGLAGYGILNLGSLNTTLSEVLNGPAYRMELAQGMNIADLQQIRQQKNLLAATSMSDMRSYIEQSDAARKDFNDQFQAVMAVATEQGKVFWGKLDAAYSEFVKEDDRIRELMLAGDTMGAKTVSSGRARELATQIDGLLAEVIELEKDRLKEANAAAEAQYQEARTVSLAITAVALVIAIIAAFWIAMTISKGLKSAVGAVQKVSDGDLTSMAEVRSRDEIGELLGHVNTMIERLRGIVGDAIAASDNVSAGSQQLSAASEQIAQGATEQASSAEEASASMEEMASNIKQNADNAAQTEKIARQSAKDAEASGEAVAQAVEAMRTIAEKIGIVQEIARQTDLLALNAAVEAARAGEHGKGFAVVASEVRKLAERSQAAATEISAMSGGTVKSAQEAGEMLNRLVPDIRKTAELVSEISAACREQDIGASQINEAIQQLDKVTQQNAGASEEMSATSEELAAQAEELQASIAFFKVDTAGSGKRAVRQPVQSKSVVAPKAKPAAKPAARKAQTVDHSVASQQARAKGFALDMSMGGPDADDADFRQSA
- a CDS encoding methyl-accepting chemotaxis protein, with translation MLNNLSIPKKLILVMGLIILTALAINSLVLMKSNEVKQTTFWNDHTMKVIGAANEIVSSMVNQETGYRGFLLSGDDKFLEPYRAGWEGFQKSWNEIKTLTSDNPLQQQRLDEVRQLAEKWHNTIAERAIAMMARPEMQQTARQIEISGAGKESMDGLRKQVADIIETEAGLLKTRQDAQASALETVTEAIIAGLAISIVISIGATFLMTRTIARPIGEVNGALAKLALPLETGRKDEIGQMQGAAQAVEAAFRDISDVLKSVSVGDLSKKLDRDYGALSSEVGRNLTEMVDNLGKTAQIADQIANGDLTVTPKPLSDKDTLGLALLAMVERLRAVVSDALAAADNVSAGSQQVSAGSEQLSQGATEQASSAEEASASMEEMASNIKQNADNAAQTEKIARQSSKDAEISGQAVDKAVGAMRTIAEKISIVQEIARQTDLLALNAAVEAARAGEHGKGFAVVASEVRKLAERSQAAAAEISGLSGETVKVATEAGEMLNRLVPDIRKTAELVSEISAACREQDIGASQINEAIQQLDKVTQQNAGASEEMSATSEELAAQAEELQASIAFFKIETSAAASQRARTANSKPVQAFATSGKSVRPAAGRAPMPASKRKSSVADQQERARGFALDLAMGGPDEDDSDFKASA
- a CDS encoding chemotaxis protein CheW, whose translation is MTSSSEAQFVTFSLGKEVFAVPVTVVREILDHEESFRIPNGPAYLMGLRDVRGQGVPVIDLRLRLGMTATVPTPHTRVLVMDIPLAERTLKLGLVADRVFEVAAFRGDQIEAAPDIGAGWQSSYIEGVVRRDDGFVVIIDLASLLSEGEIATLASAGARTATAA
- a CDS encoding CheR family methyltransferase, yielding MSASAAAHVPSEFDHLGAREFERLASFINSYSGIKMPSNKRTMLEGRLRRRLRATGLPTFSDYCRYLFDEDGLEREAIFLIDVVTTNKTDFFREAGHFNVLRDTIVPDLADRGVTDLRIWSAACSTGAEPYTMAMVLEEEVSERRLGSYSVLATDLSTDVLATALKGIYPTGMVRPVPAAMKRKYVLQPKETHMDCVRIHPRLRSRVGFARMNLMDESYPVTEPMHVIFCRNVLIYFDKPTQSKVLTRLCDCLVPGGYLAIGHSETISGFNLPLRTISNTVFQKL
- a CDS encoding protein-glutamate methylesterase/protein-glutamine glutaminase, which codes for MPKPVRVLIIDDSASVRQTLSSVLEADPDIHVIGVASDPYVAARRIQEEIPDVITLDVEMPRMDGITFLRKLMAQRPIPVVMCSSLTVEGSETLLQALEAGAVDVIVKPKIAAADHLAESGLRICDVVKAAAQARVRGGRPQHGTATPLAGDKKLTADAVLPAPSGRAMAKTTEIVICVGASTGGTEALKDFLVSLPANAPGIVIVQHMPEKFTAAFARRLDGLCEVSVKEAENGDPVLRGHVLIAPGDQHMLLERQGARYHVSVKTGPLVSRHRPSVDVLFRSAARSAGGNAIGVIMTGMGDDGARGMLEMKQAGALTIAQDEASCVVFGMPKEAIAHGGIDRVVPLDQIAREVLWAARNA
- a CDS encoding sulfite exporter TauE/SafE family protein — protein: MPLTQALLATGSGGLVGLVLGLIGGGGSVLAVPLLVYVVGVSSPHVAIGTSAVAVAVSAFSNLLTHWREGHVKWRCAAVFTATGIVGAYLGSTLGKAVDGGRLLALFGALMIAIGLLMLKKRGEEGDANVRLTTETAPKLLPMLVLIGLTVGAFSGFFGIGGGFLIVPGLILATRMSLPYAIGTSLVAVTAFGATTATNYAASGLVDWPLVALFVGGGLFGGFGGVALGKTLSNGKKTLGTVFAAIVIVVGVYVVIRGVAG